The following coding sequences lie in one Alloacidobacterium dinghuense genomic window:
- a CDS encoding tetratricopeptide repeat protein, whose amino-acid sequence MSKSFELASLIFFPIAVSLSSTAQVSSKTPAVSPTATAEHAASLAENGNCSEAVPLLVKSVAHITDKELQKRSGLAGVRCATLLQQTGPLLDFVRILNQQFPHDPEVLYISVHAYSDLSNHAAQELAQTAPNSIPSLEMDADANELQGKWDQAEKDYRKILEQNPRYPGIHFRLARLLLSKPNPPADFQDQAKKELLQELEIDPANAGAEYVLGELARQASDFPEAIQRFTKATKFDPSFADAYLGLGMSLLAEKNYAEAVAPLEMAVKFQPGNPAAHYGLATAYARTGRKEDAQREFALQQQAADRTGNQGAPNPQ is encoded by the coding sequence ATGTCGAAATCTTTTGAGCTGGCTTCCCTGATTTTCTTCCCGATAGCGGTTTCCCTTTCTTCTACTGCCCAGGTCTCCAGCAAAACACCCGCAGTCAGCCCAACCGCAACAGCCGAACATGCCGCGTCGCTAGCCGAGAACGGCAACTGTTCTGAAGCAGTGCCCCTGCTCGTGAAATCGGTGGCCCACATCACCGATAAAGAGCTGCAAAAGCGCTCCGGTCTGGCCGGTGTGCGCTGTGCCACGTTGCTGCAGCAAACCGGGCCACTATTAGACTTCGTACGGATTCTGAATCAGCAGTTCCCTCACGATCCCGAGGTGCTGTACATCTCCGTGCACGCTTATTCCGATCTGTCGAATCACGCGGCTCAGGAATTGGCGCAGACTGCGCCGAATTCCATCCCTTCCCTCGAAATGGACGCGGATGCAAACGAACTCCAGGGTAAGTGGGATCAGGCGGAGAAGGACTACAGGAAGATTCTCGAACAAAATCCGCGTTACCCGGGCATTCACTTCCGGCTGGCACGGCTGCTGCTCTCCAAACCAAATCCGCCAGCGGATTTTCAGGACCAGGCCAAGAAAGAGCTCCTGCAGGAACTCGAGATCGATCCGGCAAATGCGGGCGCCGAGTATGTCTTAGGCGAATTAGCACGCCAGGCAAGCGACTTCCCTGAGGCAATCCAGCGCTTTACCAAAGCCACGAAGTTCGATCCAAGTTTCGCCGATGCCTACCTCGGGCTGGGTATGTCGCTATTGGCCGAAAAGAACTATGCGGAAGCCGTCGCGCCACTTGAAATGGCGGTCAAGTTCCAACCCGGCAACCCCGCAGCACACTATGGCCTCGCCACCGCTTACGCCCGTACAGGCCGCAAAGAAGACGCGCAGCGTGAATTCGCCTTGCAGCAGCAAGCTGCGGATCGCACCGGCAATCAGGGGGCTCCGAATCCGCAGTGA
- a CDS encoding CRTAC1 family protein: MTFSIANGARWSRRRFLWALGGAAGFAGLSGFPDLASAASNYPFEEVPASASHITWTHTAGKSPEKYLPETTGAGCAFLDYDNDGWMDIYLVNSGKCDFYDPNPPLRNALYRNNRDGTFTDVTEKAGVAAGGYGQGIAVGDYDGDGFPDLYVTQYGRSILYHNNGDGTFTDVTDKAGVAAPGWSSSAVWFDYDNDGRLDLFVCQFVDFDKSKNLPCVTYANKPGYCVPRLYKPMPSWLFHNNGDGTFTDVSKSSGIGKYLGKAWGVVAADLNNDGRLDLFVANDTTANFLYMNRGNGKFEEIAALAGVGFSQTGKPRSGMGVDAADFNQDGWMDLFVANIDHEKYSLYQNNHDETFDDQADATGVGSATRLMSGWGLKFFDYDNDGNLDLFLANGNPDDLIETIEKDVTYREPMLLFHSDGKTLHNVSAESGPIFTKPLSARGLAIGDFDNDGAVDVLVSVNDAAPLLLRNTAARDNHWLGIKLVGKKSNRDAVGARITYQAGDLKRSRTKVGGGSYLSSHDPRVVLGLGKRTKIDWLEVKWPEPSGTTERFTNLTIDKYITIVEGEGIKTL, from the coding sequence GTGACCTTTTCGATCGCAAACGGTGCACGCTGGTCGCGCCGCCGCTTTCTCTGGGCCCTGGGTGGCGCCGCTGGATTCGCAGGACTGAGCGGCTTTCCTGATCTCGCCTCAGCCGCTTCGAACTACCCGTTTGAAGAAGTGCCCGCGTCCGCGAGCCACATTACATGGACTCACACCGCCGGCAAGTCTCCCGAAAAGTATCTCCCTGAAACCACCGGGGCTGGCTGCGCTTTTCTCGACTACGACAACGACGGATGGATGGACATCTATCTCGTCAACAGCGGCAAATGCGACTTCTACGATCCAAATCCGCCGCTTCGCAACGCGCTCTACCGCAACAATCGTGATGGAACATTCACCGACGTGACAGAAAAAGCCGGTGTGGCTGCTGGAGGCTACGGGCAAGGCATTGCCGTGGGCGACTACGACGGCGACGGCTTCCCCGACCTCTATGTCACGCAGTATGGACGAAGCATCCTCTATCACAACAACGGGGATGGCACCTTCACCGATGTGACGGACAAAGCAGGCGTCGCCGCTCCCGGCTGGTCCTCGAGCGCCGTCTGGTTCGACTACGACAACGACGGACGCCTCGATCTATTTGTCTGCCAGTTCGTCGACTTCGACAAGTCGAAGAACCTTCCCTGCGTCACCTACGCTAACAAGCCCGGATACTGCGTTCCGCGCCTCTACAAGCCGATGCCCAGCTGGCTCTTCCACAACAACGGCGATGGCACCTTCACCGATGTCAGCAAGTCGTCGGGGATTGGAAAATATCTCGGTAAGGCCTGGGGCGTAGTCGCTGCCGACCTCAACAACGACGGCAGGTTGGATCTTTTCGTCGCCAACGACACAACTGCCAACTTCCTTTATATGAATCGCGGCAACGGCAAATTTGAAGAGATCGCCGCGCTCGCCGGCGTAGGCTTCAGCCAGACCGGCAAGCCTCGCTCAGGCATGGGTGTCGATGCAGCCGACTTTAACCAGGACGGCTGGATGGATCTCTTCGTCGCCAACATCGATCACGAAAAGTATTCGCTGTACCAAAACAACCACGATGAAACCTTCGACGATCAGGCCGACGCCACCGGAGTCGGCTCGGCAACGCGCCTGATGAGCGGCTGGGGACTGAAGTTCTTCGATTATGACAACGACGGCAATCTTGACCTCTTCCTTGCCAACGGCAATCCCGACGATCTGATCGAAACCATCGAAAAGGACGTGACCTACCGCGAGCCGATGCTGCTCTTCCACAGCGATGGAAAGACGTTGCACAACGTCAGCGCAGAGAGCGGACCAATATTCACCAAGCCCCTTTCTGCCAGAGGGCTCGCCATCGGCGACTTCGATAATGATGGCGCGGTCGATGTTCTCGTCTCGGTCAACGATGCTGCCCCGTTGCTGTTGCGCAACACCGCCGCCAGGGACAATCACTGGTTGGGAATCAAGCTGGTCGGCAAAAAATCAAACCGTGACGCCGTCGGCGCCCGCATCACCTATCAAGCCGGGGACCTGAAGCGCAGCCGAACCAAAGTTGGCGGCGGCAGCTACCTCTCGTCGCATGATCCGCGTGTGGTCCTCGGCCTCGGCAAGCGAACAAAAATCGACTGGCTGGAAGTGAAATGGCCTGAGCCCAGCGGCACGACCGAAAGATTCACCAACCTGACCATCGACAAATACATCACCATCGTCGAAGGCGAAGGCATCAAGACGCTCTAA
- a CDS encoding BlaI/MecI/CopY family transcriptional regulator: MPRKPSETLTEAELRIMHVIWQKGPGSVQQIQDALNNTSSDLLAYNTVLTTVRILERKGYVEHSKDGRAHIYSPLVEREEASRSEIRHLVSRFFENSHEDLVLNILEDRGVAPEELNRLRKMLERSDGK, from the coding sequence GTGCCGAGAAAGCCTTCCGAAACATTGACGGAAGCCGAGCTGAGAATCATGCATGTGATCTGGCAGAAGGGGCCGGGAAGTGTGCAGCAGATTCAGGACGCCCTCAACAACACATCTTCTGACCTCCTCGCCTACAACACTGTCCTCACCACGGTCCGCATCCTTGAACGCAAAGGCTATGTGGAACATTCCAAGGACGGCCGGGCCCACATCTATAGTCCGCTCGTAGAGCGTGAAGAGGCCAGCCGCTCGGAAATTCGCCACCTTGTAAGCCGATTTTTCGAGAATTCGCATGAGGATCTGGTGCTCAACATTCTCGAAGACCGGGGAGTCGCACCTGAGGAATTGAACAGGCTACGCAAAATGCTGGAGCGGAGCGACGGAAAATGA
- a CDS encoding M56 family metallopeptidase, which translates to MNWFAMQSVAQVAVERVVNSLPEGILVALFAWLLLRLIGRQNSGTRFAVWFMALLAVVCLSLAGGWKLDVGTFLPAISHLHSQIVVPAVWAVILLSSWAIVSTLAIARLLAGLWQVWAIRRSSKEIDLSQLDPNIQKLFQNHSRMARLAVSDRVKVPAAIGFWKPAIVLPSWTQRELAPDELKPILIHELTHLNRRDDWTNLLQKIVRAVFFFHPAVWWIDARLSIEREMACDDAVLANTGNARAYASCLIDLLEKSCERRGWTMAQAAVHRAKDLSLRITRILDAKRPSTTRVWKPALALTSVFSLACLCLSYCTPQLVAFGPAAHNTKEQADRHAEDQDLIPMQGMVIPASYHPPAPTPKALNAPVNHKPVKRPHQPKAVTPKLATTYKQKTTPNVMLAKAVEPLINQQPAPMIQMVMFIESTTYGQPCNSGNPQTSAPRWNTRILQIVFITSAQNAAQTEVLSSQI; encoded by the coding sequence ATGAACTGGTTTGCCATGCAAAGTGTCGCGCAGGTGGCGGTGGAGCGAGTCGTGAACTCGCTGCCTGAGGGAATCCTCGTCGCGCTCTTTGCATGGCTCCTCCTGCGCCTCATCGGACGCCAAAATTCGGGAACGCGCTTCGCCGTCTGGTTTATGGCGCTGCTCGCCGTCGTTTGTTTGTCTCTTGCCGGCGGTTGGAAACTCGACGTAGGTACATTTCTTCCGGCAATCAGCCATCTGCATTCACAGATCGTAGTTCCTGCAGTCTGGGCGGTAATCCTCCTTTCATCGTGGGCGATCGTTTCGACTTTGGCGATCGCCCGCCTCCTTGCCGGGTTATGGCAGGTGTGGGCCATCCGCCGGAGCAGCAAAGAGATTGACCTCTCGCAACTCGATCCGAATATTCAAAAGCTTTTCCAAAATCACAGTAGAATGGCTCGCCTGGCAGTCTCAGACCGGGTGAAGGTACCGGCAGCAATCGGCTTCTGGAAGCCCGCAATCGTTCTGCCGTCGTGGACGCAAAGGGAACTCGCTCCAGACGAACTGAAACCAATTCTCATTCACGAATTGACGCACCTGAACCGCCGCGACGACTGGACGAATCTGCTGCAGAAAATAGTCCGCGCCGTCTTCTTCTTCCATCCTGCAGTCTGGTGGATCGATGCGCGCCTATCCATCGAACGCGAAATGGCATGCGATGACGCGGTGCTGGCAAACACCGGCAACGCACGAGCGTATGCCAGTTGCCTGATCGATCTGCTCGAGAAGAGCTGCGAGCGCCGCGGATGGACAATGGCGCAAGCCGCTGTGCATCGCGCAAAAGATCTATCACTGCGAATCACTCGGATTCTCGACGCAAAGCGTCCATCAACGACGCGCGTATGGAAACCGGCTTTGGCGCTAACAAGCGTCTTCTCGCTGGCGTGCCTATGCTTGTCTTACTGCACGCCACAGTTGGTGGCTTTCGGGCCAGCGGCTCACAACACAAAGGAACAGGCAGACCGGCACGCAGAGGATCAGGATTTGATCCCGATGCAGGGCATGGTAATCCCCGCGTCCTATCACCCGCCTGCGCCAACACCGAAAGCGCTAAATGCGCCCGTGAATCATAAGCCTGTAAAGCGGCCTCACCAGCCCAAGGCAGTCACGCCGAAACTGGCCACCACATACAAGCAGAAAACTACACCAAACGTGATGTTGGCAAAGGCTGTTGAGCCGTTGATCAATCAGCAGCCCGCTCCGATGATTCAGATGGTGATGTTCATCGAAAGCACCACCTATGGACAGCCCTGCAACAGCGGAAATCCGCAAACAAGTGCGCCTCGCTGGAACACTCGGATTTTGCAGATCGTGTTCATCACATCCGCACAAAATGCGGCACAGACGGAAGTTCTTTCGAGCCAGATCTAG
- a CDS encoding Do family serine endopeptidase, with protein MDVGKVKSLLTRRVVIPAIVGGAALSLGAYTIMKPGSAVMAAPGYTAAAGPLDNNSVSALLSLDQAMETLAARVTPAVVNVTVTSKVNSPHQVSEGDDDGQDGQQMPPMLGPSSPFGQFFRGQPQQGPTIEHGLGSGVIISPDGYIVTNNHVIDGAIDINVTMSNREVYKAKLIGADPLTDLAIIKIDGKNLPSIPWGDSSQLHPGQMVLAFGNPLGFRFTVTRGIISALNRSNPYGTDRHKPGQFIQTDAAINQGNSGGALVNARGELIGINTFIISQSGGFAGMGFAIPQAIVQHTAETLIRDGQVHHGFMGVTIADVTPDNAKFFQMNKAVGAVVSDVSPDSPGGKAGLKTGDVITALNGKEVSDAGELQMEVSQKQAGDTIHLEVARDGKTLNVPVTLEPLGGSKGDHEVAQNGNGKGRWGLSLANITPDVRNQIQLPENVHGAVVQDVRSGSPADDAQLQPGDVIVSVNRKPISSASDAADAFKGVPSGQDALVLVWSNGGNSFRVLHPSNG; from the coding sequence ATGGACGTCGGGAAAGTGAAGTCGTTGCTCACACGACGCGTGGTAATTCCAGCCATCGTCGGCGGAGCAGCTCTGTCTTTGGGTGCTTACACAATCATGAAACCCGGATCGGCAGTCATGGCCGCGCCCGGCTACACTGCGGCCGCCGGACCGCTGGACAACAACAGCGTGAGCGCACTGCTCTCGCTCGATCAGGCCATGGAAACCCTGGCAGCACGTGTCACGCCCGCTGTTGTCAACGTAACCGTCACATCGAAAGTAAATTCACCGCATCAGGTCAGCGAAGGAGACGACGACGGACAGGACGGCCAGCAGATGCCTCCCATGCTCGGCCCGAGCTCGCCATTCGGACAGTTCTTCCGCGGCCAGCCGCAGCAAGGCCCAACCATCGAGCACGGCCTCGGTAGCGGCGTCATCATCTCGCCCGACGGCTACATCGTCACCAACAATCACGTGATTGATGGCGCCATCGACATCAACGTCACCATGAGCAACCGTGAAGTCTATAAAGCGAAGCTCATCGGTGCCGATCCTCTCACCGATCTCGCCATCATCAAGATTGACGGCAAAAACCTTCCCAGCATTCCTTGGGGCGATTCGTCTCAGCTGCACCCCGGGCAAATGGTCCTCGCCTTCGGCAATCCGTTAGGTTTCCGCTTCACAGTAACGCGCGGAATCATCAGCGCACTGAATCGCTCCAATCCCTATGGAACCGACCGCCACAAGCCGGGCCAGTTCATTCAAACGGATGCGGCCATCAACCAGGGGAATTCTGGTGGCGCGCTGGTCAACGCACGCGGAGAATTGATCGGAATCAACACGTTCATCATCTCTCAGTCTGGCGGCTTTGCAGGAATGGGATTTGCGATACCGCAAGCGATCGTGCAGCACACAGCGGAGACGCTGATTCGCGACGGTCAGGTGCACCACGGCTTCATGGGCGTCACCATCGCCGATGTAACGCCGGATAACGCCAAGTTCTTCCAGATGAACAAGGCAGTCGGAGCCGTCGTATCCGATGTATCGCCTGATTCTCCCGGTGGCAAAGCTGGCCTCAAAACCGGCGACGTGATCACCGCGCTCAATGGCAAAGAGGTAAGCGATGCCGGAGAGCTTCAGATGGAAGTCTCGCAGAAACAGGCAGGTGACACGATTCATCTTGAAGTCGCACGCGACGGCAAGACCCTCAACGTCCCTGTAACCCTCGAACCGCTGGGTGGTTCCAAAGGAGACCACGAAGTGGCCCAGAACGGCAACGGCAAGGGCCGCTGGGGTTTGAGCCTGGCGAACATCACGCCGGATGTCCGCAACCAGATCCAGCTGCCTGAGAATGTACACGGCGCTGTCGTCCAGGATGTGCGTTCCGGCAGCCCTGCGGACGATGCACAGCTCCAGCCCGGAGACGTGATCGTATCCGTGAACCGCAAGCCAATTTCGTCTGCGTCTGATGCAGCCGATGCCTTCAAGGGTGTCCCAAGCGGACAAGACGCTCTGGTCCTCGTGTGGTCAAACGGAGGCAACAGCTTCCGTGTGCTGCACCCGTCAAACGGCTAA
- a CDS encoding alpha-amylase family glycosyl hydrolase, translating to MEFHISRAVRKDLDIHGLIFGYTGNVVFGDVAASRKLASQLNQARGPEADPVNAGALFAMGLIDELSHALVARYRKEIDPFLHAEAIRWFSSKVDAVSLEQLLIAFVEQFPNVAVYRGELTAQQWLNGTTDGMPNREAALEEMMLLWLANTNPAFTPFRNLFDDKDLKSQTVYKNVTAGLPDYLTTRPPLAPEAGSLYDALRAPMLASPGSITGQLEFIRTHWSKYLAQDLRRLLLAIDVLREEDLAIWLRFHPPGPDWHRHGAPTWGSQGFRGDEFIGYEDDFGKRRYAHDYQAPLHEYEAFSADQAWMPNVVLVAKSTYVWLEQLSKKYGRHIHRLNQIPDEELRLLADRGITGLWLIGLWERSIASRTIKRLRGQSDAVASAYSLKEYDIAEDLGGYSAYEDLRNRAARVGIRLASDMVPNHMGIDSEWVTDHPDWFIYRWESPFPAYSFNGPDLSPDSRVEIKIEDHYYDQTDAAVAFRLRHHHDGTTRYIYHGNDGTSFAWNDTAQLDYSKAEVREQVIQTILHVARQFPIIRFDAAMVLAKRHVQRLWFPLPGAGGSIPSRAENSMSQEEFDALMPHEFWREVVDRVAAEVPGTLLLAEAFWLLEAYFVRTLGMHRVYNSAFMNMLRDEENAKYRSYLKKTIEFDTDVLKRYVNFMSNPDERTAIDQFGTGDKYFGVCTLLATLPGLPMFGHGQIEGFTERYGMEFKRARMDEHPKDWLIARHQQEIAPLLKNRKLFAESHNFVLYDFWNTHGTVDENVFAYSNRLGDQRGLIVYNNTYGSTRGTIHISAAFMDKGSGQQRQRSLADGLGVAYDDSLIFAYRDTARGLEYLRRATDMHHHGLNFDLRGFQYVVLINWRELRSTVDQPWDRLCDALHGDGVYSVDEALTRLRLHPVHDALHQVINAGNACAFAELSGRETRKYLEKIRKERPVAAAFDKLTASVINLPNGQAAHDPRLRAFLEKAQNFFERAVEVMPAEDREALTIQASDNKDGDTADLNQSFHTTCEEWAKAAIHLPLLEQTFSTAWPASVRDMLPSNEPGISVEQTWAPVLAWIILRSFSPRGMSIELFDKLMMRAALAETFSSLGMEGERAWQAAARVRSLVAHADLPSESLIQLETFWADPDVRWLTGVNESSGKTYFNKEQFEELLSWTQLPALLAIAQQDAIKPAAVEEIESDITRSCLAATKAGYQLDTYLSLLTTEKALQK from the coding sequence ATGGAATTTCATATTTCCCGCGCTGTTCGAAAGGACCTGGACATTCACGGGCTGATCTTCGGCTACACCGGAAATGTAGTCTTCGGCGATGTAGCGGCAAGCCGCAAACTGGCAAGCCAGCTCAATCAGGCGCGCGGCCCTGAAGCAGATCCGGTCAATGCAGGCGCTCTATTCGCCATGGGCCTCATCGACGAGCTCAGCCACGCTCTCGTCGCCCGCTACCGAAAAGAAATCGACCCGTTTCTGCATGCAGAAGCCATACGTTGGTTCTCATCAAAAGTAGATGCGGTCAGCCTGGAGCAGTTGCTGATCGCATTCGTCGAACAGTTTCCCAACGTGGCCGTCTACCGCGGCGAGTTGACGGCGCAGCAGTGGTTGAACGGCACAACTGACGGAATGCCGAATCGCGAAGCTGCGCTCGAAGAGATGATGTTGCTGTGGCTTGCCAATACAAATCCCGCATTCACTCCATTCCGCAATCTCTTCGACGACAAAGATTTGAAATCGCAGACGGTCTACAAAAACGTAACCGCCGGGTTGCCCGACTATCTGACAACGCGTCCACCTCTCGCGCCCGAAGCAGGCAGCCTTTACGACGCTCTGCGCGCGCCCATGCTCGCCTCACCAGGCTCCATCACTGGCCAGCTCGAATTCATCCGCACGCACTGGTCGAAATATCTCGCGCAGGATCTCCGCCGGCTCCTGCTCGCCATCGACGTCCTACGCGAAGAAGATCTCGCCATCTGGCTGCGCTTCCACCCGCCCGGGCCCGACTGGCACCGCCATGGCGCGCCAACCTGGGGATCACAGGGCTTCCGCGGCGATGAGTTCATCGGCTACGAAGATGACTTCGGCAAACGTCGCTACGCCCACGATTATCAGGCGCCTCTACACGAATACGAAGCCTTCAGCGCCGACCAGGCCTGGATGCCCAATGTCGTCCTCGTCGCCAAGAGCACCTACGTATGGCTCGAACAGCTTTCAAAAAAATACGGACGCCACATTCATCGTCTCAATCAGATCCCCGACGAAGAATTGCGCCTGCTCGCCGACCGTGGCATCACCGGCCTGTGGCTCATCGGTCTGTGGGAACGCAGCATCGCATCAAGAACCATCAAGCGCCTGCGTGGACAGAGTGACGCCGTCGCCTCCGCCTATTCTCTGAAGGAATACGACATCGCCGAAGACCTTGGCGGCTACTCGGCATACGAAGATCTGCGGAACCGCGCAGCCAGGGTCGGCATTCGCCTCGCAAGCGATATGGTGCCCAACCACATGGGCATCGATTCCGAGTGGGTCACCGATCATCCTGACTGGTTCATTTACCGCTGGGAGAGCCCGTTTCCCGCATACAGCTTCAACGGTCCCGATCTTTCACCCGACAGCCGCGTCGAAATCAAGATCGAAGATCATTACTACGACCAGACCGATGCAGCCGTAGCCTTTCGCCTGCGCCATCATCACGACGGAACCACACGCTACATCTATCACGGAAACGACGGCACGTCTTTCGCCTGGAACGACACCGCGCAGCTCGATTACTCCAAAGCCGAGGTCCGCGAGCAGGTCATTCAAACCATCCTGCACGTTGCGCGGCAATTCCCAATCATTCGTTTCGACGCGGCCATGGTTCTGGCAAAACGTCACGTGCAGCGCCTGTGGTTCCCGCTTCCCGGCGCCGGAGGCTCAATCCCATCGCGTGCCGAGAACTCCATGTCACAGGAAGAGTTCGACGCCCTCATGCCGCACGAATTCTGGCGTGAAGTCGTCGATCGCGTCGCCGCTGAAGTCCCCGGCACGCTTCTGCTCGCGGAAGCCTTCTGGCTGCTCGAAGCCTACTTCGTCCGCACGCTCGGCATGCACCGCGTCTACAACAGCGCATTCATGAACATGCTGCGCGACGAGGAGAACGCCAAGTACCGCTCGTACTTGAAGAAGACCATTGAATTCGACACGGACGTCCTCAAGCGCTATGTCAACTTCATGAGTAATCCCGACGAGCGCACCGCCATCGATCAGTTCGGCACCGGAGACAAATACTTCGGCGTCTGCACGCTGTTGGCAACGCTTCCGGGCCTGCCCATGTTTGGCCACGGACAAATCGAAGGCTTCACCGAGCGCTACGGGATGGAGTTTAAGCGCGCCCGCATGGACGAGCATCCGAAAGACTGGCTCATTGCGCGCCATCAGCAGGAGATCGCACCGCTGCTCAAGAATCGCAAGCTCTTCGCCGAAAGCCACAACTTCGTTCTCTACGATTTCTGGAACACGCACGGAACAGTCGATGAAAACGTCTTCGCTTACTCCAACCGCCTCGGAGACCAGCGCGGGCTCATCGTCTACAACAACACCTACGGATCGACGCGCGGCACCATCCACATCTCAGCCGCGTTCATGGATAAGGGCAGCGGCCAACAACGTCAAAGAAGCCTGGCCGACGGCCTCGGCGTTGCGTATGATGACTCGCTCATCTTCGCCTACCGCGACACTGCGCGTGGGCTCGAATATCTGCGCCGCGCCACAGACATGCACCATCACGGATTGAATTTCGACCTGCGCGGCTTTCAATATGTCGTTCTCATCAACTGGCGCGAGCTCCGCTCCACCGTCGATCAACCGTGGGACAGGCTCTGCGATGCCCTGCACGGCGACGGCGTCTACAGTGTCGACGAAGCGCTCACAAGGCTCCGGCTCCACCCGGTGCACGACGCCCTGCATCAAGTGATCAACGCCGGCAACGCGTGCGCCTTCGCCGAACTCTCTGGAAGAGAGACCAGAAAATATCTCGAGAAGATAAGAAAAGAACGCCCGGTCGCTGCCGCTTTTGACAAGCTCACAGCCAGCGTCATTAACCTGCCCAACGGACAAGCAGCCCACGATCCGCGACTCCGCGCGTTTCTCGAGAAGGCGCAGAATTTCTTCGAAAGAGCGGTCGAGGTCATGCCCGCAGAAGATCGCGAAGCGCTCACCATACAGGCAAGTGACAACAAAGACGGCGATACAGCAGACCTCAATCAAAGCTTCCACACAACGTGTGAAGAGTGGGCAAAAGCAGCCATTCATCTTCCGCTGCTCGAACAGACTTTCTCCACCGCATGGCCGGCATCGGTTCGCGATATGCTTCCGAGCAACGAACCAGGAATCTCTGTTGAACAGACATGGGCCCCCGTGCTTGCATGGATTATCCTGCGCAGCTTCTCACCGCGAGGCATGAGCATCGAGCTCTTTGACAAGCTCATGATGCGCGCGGCTCTCGCCGAGACTTTTTCGTCGCTCGGGATGGAAGGAGAAAGAGCATGGCAAGCTGCCGCTCGCGTACGCTCTCTCGTGGCGCATGCGGATCTGCCGTCCGAAAGCCTGATTCAATTGGAAACCTTCTGGGCCGATCCCGACGTCCGCTGGCTCACGGGCGTCAACGAATCATCCGGCAAAACGTACTTCAATAAGGAACAGTTCGAGGAACTCCTGAGCTGGACACAGCTCCCGGCGTTGCTGGCCATCGCGCAGCAGGACGCAATCAAGCCCGCGGCTGTCGAAGAGATCGAGAGCGACATAACCAGGTCCTGCCTCGCAGCAACCAAAGCAGGCTACCAGCTCGATACGTATCTCAGTCTGTTAACAACAGAAAAGGCTCTGCAGAAATGA
- a CDS encoding transporter: MRRELGWRAAILAVVAFFSLRVEAQQLEPRAYSASPVGTSFLSVGFSRSTGDVTFDPTIPVTNVNATLHFSTVGLSHTFGVFGRQTLFSAAIPYVWGNITGQVGEVSGKIYRSGLSDMVLRYSVNLHGSPAMSPKEFASYRQSYILATSITVQAPSGQYGSRKLINIGANRWAFKPEVGFSYPVRKLYLDLYAGAWLYTANSSFYPGTANRTQQPTTALQAHVSYNFRRALWAAFDATWYGGGAISTNGGPDNERQSNSRIGGTVSIPLRGQQSIKVAYSSGVTGTIGANLKTVTISWQKIWLH, translated from the coding sequence TTGCGTCGAGAGCTGGGCTGGCGGGCAGCTATCTTAGCAGTTGTAGCATTCTTCTCTCTGCGCGTGGAGGCGCAGCAACTGGAGCCGCGTGCTTATTCGGCCTCTCCGGTAGGAACCAGCTTTTTGTCGGTTGGTTTTTCGCGTTCTACTGGTGATGTGACTTTCGATCCCACTATTCCGGTCACGAATGTCAACGCGACGCTCCATTTTTCCACTGTTGGTCTAAGTCACACGTTTGGAGTGTTTGGAAGGCAGACGCTATTTTCGGCGGCGATTCCTTATGTCTGGGGCAACATTACGGGACAGGTCGGCGAGGTATCGGGCAAGATTTATCGATCGGGTTTGAGTGACATGGTCCTGCGTTATTCGGTGAACTTGCATGGCTCGCCCGCGATGTCGCCGAAAGAGTTTGCGAGCTATCGTCAAAGTTACATTCTTGCGACCAGTATTACGGTGCAGGCTCCGAGCGGGCAGTATGGCAGCAGAAAGCTGATCAATATTGGCGCGAACCGGTGGGCATTCAAGCCGGAGGTAGGCTTTTCTTATCCGGTGAGGAAGCTGTACCTGGACTTGTATGCGGGCGCGTGGTTATATACCGCAAACAGCAGCTTTTATCCGGGTACAGCGAATCGCACGCAGCAGCCAACGACGGCACTGCAAGCGCATGTAAGCTACAACTTTCGGCGAGCACTATGGGCCGCATTTGACGCGACCTGGTATGGCGGCGGTGCAATAAGCACGAACGGCGGCCCAGACAACGAGCGGCAGAGCAACAGCAGAATTGGTGGGACGGTTTCGATACCGCTGCGGGGGCAACAGTCGATCAAAGTGGCCTATAGCTCGGGCGTGACAGGCACGATCGGAGCCAACTTGAAGACTGTGACTATTAGCTGGCAGAAAATCTGGCTGCATTAG